The following are from one region of the Capsicum annuum cultivar UCD-10X-F1 chromosome 1, UCD10Xv1.1, whole genome shotgun sequence genome:
- the LOC107871165 gene encoding carbon catabolite repressor protein 4 homolog 4 isoform X1, whose protein sequence is MLKNSLLLLPRFSLTCPSHRTVCFTKMSTTPGPLSPKFVPAQKSEITSVSKSEGFKFSLVSYNILAQAYVKSALFPHSPGPCLKWKARSQAILTVLKSLGTDFLCLQELDEYDSFYKRNIENVGYSSIYVQRSGQKRDGCGIFYKLNSAELLIEEKIDYNDLVPSTQDDTASEDKEESLLPDGGNKKLASKDVSLKNSRADRGDINDPCVRLKRDSVGIMAAFRLKDPCHLIIVANTHIYWDPELADVKLAQARYLLSRLAQFKLLVSDKFDCSPSVVVAGDFNSVPGDQVYQYLISGSSVVGNLPESSDDVSIPLCSVYASTRGEPQFTNCTPGFTGTLDYILFSASGDIKPVSYLELPEPEASDVQGGLPNYYHPSDHLPIGAEFEIVK, encoded by the exons ATGTTGAAAAACTCATTGTTGTTACTTCCTCGTTTTTCTTTAACTTGTCCATCCCACAG AACAGTTTGTTTCACCAAAATGAGCACAACACCTGGACCTTTGTCTCCTAAATTTGTTCCTGCTCAAAAGAGTGAAATTACTTCAGTAAGTAAATCAGAAG GTTTTAAGTTCAGTCTTGTATCATATAACATTTTGGCTCAG GCATATGTAAAGAGTGCTCTGTTTCCACACTCCCCAGGGCCTTGTCTCAA GTGGAAAGCTCGTTCACAGGCAATCCTGACAGTTCTCAAGAGCCTCGGGACTGATTTCCTTTGCTTACAG GAATTGGATGAATATGACAGCTTCTATAAAAGAAATATAGAGAATGTTGGCTATTCAAGTATCTACGTCCAAAGAAGTGGGCAGAAGCGTGATGGATGCGGGATCTTTTATAAACTGAATAG TGCAGAGTTGCTCATTGAAGAGAAGATAGACTACAATGATCTTGTACCCTCAACTCAAGATGATACTGCTTCTGAGGATAAAGAGGAGAGTTTATTACCTGATGGTGGAAATAAAAAACTTGCGTCAAAAG ATGTCAGTTTGAAAAACAGTCGAGCAGATCGTGGAGACATAAATGATCCTTGTGTTAGATTAAAACGTGACTCTGTTGGAATTATGGCTGCCTTCAGGTTGAAGGATCCCTGTCATCTTATCATCGTCGCCAACACTCACATTTACTG GGATCCAGAATTGGCCGATGTCAAACTTGCCCAAGCTAGATACTTGCTTTCACGCTTAGCTCAATTCAAGTTACTAGTATCTGATAAATTTGATTGCTCGCCTTCTGTGGTTGTTGCCGGTGATTTCAACTCCGTTCCTGGGGATCAG GTATATCAGTACCTCATTTCAGGTTCCTCAGTAGTAGGAAATCTGCCAGAGAGCTCAGATGATGTATCCATTCCATTGTGCAGTGTATATGCAAGCACTAGAGGTGAACCACAGTTTACAAACTGCACTCCTGGATTTACTGGAACTCTAGATTACATACTATTTTCTGCTTCTGGGGATATCAAACCAGTCAGCTACCTCGAACTTCCGGAGCCCGAAGCGTCAGATGTACAAGGTGGTCTACCAAATTACTATCATCCTAGTGATCATCTCCCAATCGGTGCTGAATTTGAAATAGTTAAATAG
- the LOC107871165 gene encoding carbon catabolite repressor protein 4 homolog 4 isoform X2 produces MSTTPGPLSPKFVPAQKSEITSVSKSEGFKFSLVSYNILAQAYVKSALFPHSPGPCLKWKARSQAILTVLKSLGTDFLCLQELDEYDSFYKRNIENVGYSSIYVQRSGQKRDGCGIFYKLNSAELLIEEKIDYNDLVPSTQDDTASEDKEESLLPDGGNKKLASKDVSLKNSRADRGDINDPCVRLKRDSVGIMAAFRLKDPCHLIIVANTHIYWDPELADVKLAQARYLLSRLAQFKLLVSDKFDCSPSVVVAGDFNSVPGDQVYQYLISGSSVVGNLPESSDDVSIPLCSVYASTRGEPQFTNCTPGFTGTLDYILFSASGDIKPVSYLELPEPEASDVQGGLPNYYHPSDHLPIGAEFEIVK; encoded by the exons ATGAGCACAACACCTGGACCTTTGTCTCCTAAATTTGTTCCTGCTCAAAAGAGTGAAATTACTTCAGTAAGTAAATCAGAAG GTTTTAAGTTCAGTCTTGTATCATATAACATTTTGGCTCAG GCATATGTAAAGAGTGCTCTGTTTCCACACTCCCCAGGGCCTTGTCTCAA GTGGAAAGCTCGTTCACAGGCAATCCTGACAGTTCTCAAGAGCCTCGGGACTGATTTCCTTTGCTTACAG GAATTGGATGAATATGACAGCTTCTATAAAAGAAATATAGAGAATGTTGGCTATTCAAGTATCTACGTCCAAAGAAGTGGGCAGAAGCGTGATGGATGCGGGATCTTTTATAAACTGAATAG TGCAGAGTTGCTCATTGAAGAGAAGATAGACTACAATGATCTTGTACCCTCAACTCAAGATGATACTGCTTCTGAGGATAAAGAGGAGAGTTTATTACCTGATGGTGGAAATAAAAAACTTGCGTCAAAAG ATGTCAGTTTGAAAAACAGTCGAGCAGATCGTGGAGACATAAATGATCCTTGTGTTAGATTAAAACGTGACTCTGTTGGAATTATGGCTGCCTTCAGGTTGAAGGATCCCTGTCATCTTATCATCGTCGCCAACACTCACATTTACTG GGATCCAGAATTGGCCGATGTCAAACTTGCCCAAGCTAGATACTTGCTTTCACGCTTAGCTCAATTCAAGTTACTAGTATCTGATAAATTTGATTGCTCGCCTTCTGTGGTTGTTGCCGGTGATTTCAACTCCGTTCCTGGGGATCAG GTATATCAGTACCTCATTTCAGGTTCCTCAGTAGTAGGAAATCTGCCAGAGAGCTCAGATGATGTATCCATTCCATTGTGCAGTGTATATGCAAGCACTAGAGGTGAACCACAGTTTACAAACTGCACTCCTGGATTTACTGGAACTCTAGATTACATACTATTTTCTGCTTCTGGGGATATCAAACCAGTCAGCTACCTCGAACTTCCGGAGCCCGAAGCGTCAGATGTACAAGGTGGTCTACCAAATTACTATCATCCTAGTGATCATCTCCCAATCGGTGCTGAATTTGAAATAGTTAAATAG